DNA sequence from the Vicia villosa cultivar HV-30 ecotype Madison, WI linkage group LG3, Vvil1.0, whole genome shotgun sequence genome:
TTAAAAAGCACTTTTTCTCACCATCAAATTTCAAATTCACCATACCATGTACCTATTCCAATACACCTCACATACATTCAATATTTCATTTCTTATGTTCctattatttcaattaattttttttagtaaactCACTTTAGCTTTCACGTAAACATGtaaatatatgataaaaataataaaaacacattTTAATTGTATGGTACAAATTTTGTGATCAAAATTTTTGtcgttaattgaattaaaataatttacaatagaatatttataaaaaatatttaataaaattctaaaattacaAATTGTAGacgttaaatcaaaataaatattagaaaCAATTAGAATaaattcatgtaaataatttGACAAAAATTATCTTGActtatatttaaacaaaaattagaTGAATGAGAAAATTAGAATCACTCAAATTtactatttttacgggtcactttcaccattatatattttttattttaatcaacaaaatatttataattattagtaatattcgtaaatatttataatattagatATTTCCTATAAAAATTCATGCTTTCTTTACGAATGGAATCATATAATTATCATAAGACCAATATCCATTTAAGATTATGTATTTTAGATGATGTAACATTGTTCATCATCTGACCaaatatattgaatttttttGTATTTAGATCATATTTTAtctattctatttatttattatcactaaaaataccaattaatctattttttaacttcaataaaattaaaaatgaattttatcaAAGAGAATAATACTACATAGTCATTCACACAACtaacttaaaaataaattttatcaaaGAGAATAATACTACATAGTCATTCACACAACTaactttttatcttacgagtcacTGTCAAATTATTaccattattttcaaatgtcaatttttttcttctttttccatgtcacaagtttttttaaaattatttaatacgaTTGAGTTTATCTAATAATTCTTTATTTTACCATGTGTATCTAAATACATTATTTATCAAATTGttttttgttataatattttgatttcataatttttcattgtatttttctaataaatatgagtttttcatatgtatatctaaaaaaattatttcgtcaatattaaaataaattcatccgtgcggaagcacgggtctctgactagtaaaAATGGTATAGAAGTATGTCATAAAGCCTTTTTCCACCTAACCTCAGCATTGTTTCGACTAACGTGTATGTAAGCTTCTTTGAAACATAGCTCACTCTCGCATGTGTCAGTTCAATCTTAATTTTTTAGAAGTTCaggataaataataaaatagaattcTAACAACAAAATGACCAATTAATACAAAATTTAGTTATAAATAATAttacttttattaatattttttaatatattataaataggtCCAGTCCTGCAAGTGCATGATGCGTTATAACACCGGGCCTCAAATTTTAAGAGgcccattttttataattagataaaaaatattataaacaaataaaaatattaaaaacataaaatttatataaaaaatttataatttaaataatattttgaattttttaatattttgtttggttaatatacaatattgtattttttatgtgttatttttaattattaaaattaattttgtttttaaaaaaatttaggctTATTTCTTAAATTAAAACAGGGGCCCCTGAATTGATTGGGTCGGCcttgattataaaataaaatcttctaatatatcttttttaataaaaaaaacactaataatTTCAATTAAGTTCGTGTATCGCTTTCTCCTTTTTTTGGTATTAGGAGAGTAAAAATTGTTAGTAGTAATtgcataattttttatttgacaAATTATATGAGGGACAAATGCATACAAAAGCCATAAAGATTATCTGGTACCCAACATTTGATCTATCTGAAATTCAATGATTCGAAGATCTAAAATCATATTATCaggaaaattattatttttttaacattttggATAAGCAATGTAATATTCTGAATAAACAATatagtttgtaaacaaattaatttattaatattatgtgtaaacaatgtaacgaattttaatgttttgaaaataataaaatacagatGTGAGGGTTCAAATCCATGTAAGATAACTTAAATCTTCGGTTTTTTATTtatcgaaaggtaaagtgacaaCTTTTCATAACACCCTTCGTTACCTCATTTCAGTCGCCGAGGTTAAATGTATTTCACATTcaagataaaatatattttttataataatgtaCATCGATTAAAAAAGTGAAAACTTGAGAAAAACATTAATCAATTTGCTACTTCTTAGAATACGTGGATCATGAGAAATGCTATAAATTTTAAAAGAGAAAAAGCAAACATTCAAAAGATTATATATTGCATAAAATCTATATCGTGTACTTATTCAATTCCCATATACTTGTGTTACACATTACTCTTCTCAATTTGCACTAATTTCTGCAACATTTAAGCTATAGTCTCAGTCGAATTTCCTATATCCATCATATCCTGTATGAACAACAATATTTTAATAAGATAAAGaggtaaaatatattataaaaaatatatgaattaataataaaatgtACAAACTTACTGAATATATTCAATATTGATATTTGCATTTTGAAAACGTGAGATTGCTGAAAAAGCTTCAGTTGACATGTGAAAAGTGTGGGGGCATGAAGACTTTGAACAAGAAGTAATAGAATCAACAACTTTAACATCAATACTACCACCTTCGCATGGCTTATTGATTCCACTCACACATCTCACTCTATATCTTCTTCCACATGCTGCACCATTATCCCATAACCCTTCATTCACTGCCACAAATATGTTACCTGGTGGAAACTGCTCTCTCCTACTTCCATCACAAGAAGTAGCTGCACAATATCAACCAATAAATGCGTAAAATTATCACCATGCAAACTAAATATAACACACGTGAACTGAACTCAGTTGGTAGCCGTGTAGAAATTTTGAACTGCAAAGACTAGGGTTTGACCGGtaaccaataaaaaaaatgtaaattgtTGACTTACGTATATATGGAGGTCCATAAGAAGCAGCAGTACCAACATCTGTAAGAATTAGGGTCACTTGTTGGAACAATATGCTTGAAATTATTACAAGGATAAATAGTTTCGTCATTATTGTTTTTTTCAAACCGAGATATGTTACTACCTAGTATGTTTTTGCTTGATGCTGCATGCGCACTCTCAATTTATAAGcatcatcaagataaattttcATGTTTATCACGACTctatatgtttttttaattaatcgtTTGCTTTTAAAAAGTTATATAGATGAGGTTTGTGAGATTAAATAAATGAACAAAAGAAACGACCCACCAAAATGTTAATGGAGTATGAGAAAGCAAGAACCTATTTGTGCGTGATCGAGTTCCATTAATGACGGCTATTAGTGTGGTGTAGTGGTATTCTTtgtaaacaattcaaacattcagTGTATTCTCAAGTTTTCAATCAAGGATTTCATCTCGTGGCAATTTATGCATCATTAGTTTCATTTTTGACATGCGTGTGAGTGATGGATTGATTTGCATTAAATAAAAGAAGGTTTAatgtgatatttttttatttggcTAAAAGAAGTTAGAGACATGGAGAGTGCATGTCATTCCAATTAGGTACGTTTGATACCACAAAACCAAACTAACAAATCAAGGGGAGTCATCGATCTCAACTAGGTTGCCAATTGCCATCACTCATTCAATCCAAAACCACTAGTCGAATTTTATTCAATAAACAAGATAATATAAAATTTGAAAGACATGACCAAAACTCatgcaattttattttaaagtttgaACGACATGAACCAAAATCCAATCCAAAATCACTAGCTGAATTTTCTTTTAGTAGAGTTTTTTCTTAGATgttcttttttaaatttctttttttctaaGTTTATTCACAAAGTTGTTTTAATGTTGTGTGATGAATAAAATGGTTAAAAGttgagtattttttttttgttgttgatggTGGTGGGATAGTCATGATCTTTTGATAAAGTAGCCGTTGTGATTTCTATACTATTGCCGCATGCTATTTCATATCCTTTGAACTATTAGTAGCTCTTGTTGCAtatattattgtatttttttttcacGTAAAAC
Encoded proteins:
- the LOC131655133 gene encoding EG45-like domain containing protein 2; translated protein: MTKLFILVIISSILFQQVTLILTDVGTAASYGPPYIPTSCDGSRREQFPPGNIFVAVNEGLWDNGAACGRRYRVRCVSGINKPCEGGSIDVKVVDSITSCSKSSCPHTFHMSTEAFSAISRFQNANINIEYIQI